One stretch of Streptomyces agglomeratus DNA includes these proteins:
- the murJ gene encoding murein biosynthesis integral membrane protein MurJ: MSTTTLAAPKPSSVLRSGALMAAGSVVSRATGFVRSAVVAAALGVGVTADGYAVGNTVPTIVYMLLLGGALNAVFVPELVKAAKEHEDGGAAYTDRLLTVCVVALLAITGGAVLAAPAIVDTYTSYTGARADMTVAFARYCLPQIFFLGLFTLLGQVLNARGRFGAMMWTPVLNNVVVIAVFGLYLGLGLAARSDGILTPGRTALLGWGTTAGIAVQALALLPVLRAARFRWRPRFDWRGSGLTRPMRAAGWLVLLVLTNQAAYWVVTRLATSAGERALALGIDGGVGFSAYNNAYLLWAVPHGIVTVSLVTALVPRMSGAAADGDGPAVRRDVSYALRTSAAAVVPAACALLALAQPLMALVFQYGRTGADDIAAMSGILMAFAPGLIAFSGQYVLSRAFYALRDTRTPFLLNLVIAALNAGLSTAAYLLLPARWAVTGMAGAYSLALCAGWALTAYTLHRRLPPDRTAGRSPSLAAHARLLAAAVPAAVLGHLAAGWASGAGAPAATAAGAAAILAVFAALAKPLRLTEVDALLTGAVRRLRR; the protein is encoded by the coding sequence ATGAGCACCACGACGCTCGCCGCGCCGAAGCCGTCGTCCGTGCTGCGCAGCGGCGCGCTCATGGCGGCCGGGTCCGTCGTCTCGCGCGCCACCGGATTCGTACGGTCCGCCGTCGTCGCGGCGGCGCTCGGCGTCGGCGTGACCGCCGACGGATACGCGGTCGGCAACACCGTGCCGACCATCGTCTACATGCTGCTGCTCGGCGGCGCCCTCAACGCCGTCTTCGTGCCCGAGCTGGTCAAGGCCGCCAAGGAGCACGAGGACGGCGGAGCCGCGTACACCGACCGGCTGCTCACCGTCTGCGTCGTGGCGCTGCTGGCGATCACCGGGGGAGCGGTCCTCGCGGCGCCCGCCATCGTCGACACGTACACCTCCTACACCGGTGCGCGGGCCGACATGACGGTCGCCTTCGCCCGCTACTGCCTGCCGCAGATCTTCTTCCTCGGCCTGTTCACCCTGCTCGGCCAAGTCCTCAACGCACGCGGCCGGTTCGGCGCCATGATGTGGACGCCGGTCCTCAACAACGTCGTGGTCATCGCCGTGTTCGGGCTCTACCTCGGGCTCGGGCTCGCCGCGCGGAGCGACGGGATCCTGACGCCGGGCCGGACGGCCCTGCTCGGCTGGGGCACGACCGCCGGCATAGCCGTCCAGGCGCTCGCCCTCCTGCCCGTCCTGCGCGCGGCCCGCTTCCGGTGGCGGCCCCGGTTCGACTGGCGGGGCAGCGGACTGACCAGGCCGATGCGCGCGGCCGGCTGGCTGGTGCTGCTGGTCCTCACCAACCAGGCCGCGTACTGGGTGGTGACGCGGCTCGCCACGTCGGCCGGAGAGCGGGCGCTGGCCCTGGGCATCGACGGCGGCGTCGGCTTCAGCGCGTACAACAACGCCTATCTCCTGTGGGCCGTGCCGCACGGCATCGTGACCGTCTCGCTCGTCACCGCCCTGGTGCCCCGGATGAGCGGGGCGGCGGCCGACGGGGACGGGCCTGCCGTCCGCCGTGACGTCTCGTACGCGCTGCGCACCAGCGCCGCCGCCGTCGTGCCGGCGGCCTGCGCGCTGCTCGCCCTGGCCCAGCCGCTGATGGCGCTCGTCTTCCAGTACGGCAGGACCGGCGCCGACGACATCGCGGCGATGTCCGGCATCCTCATGGCGTTCGCGCCGGGCCTGATCGCCTTCTCGGGCCAGTACGTCCTCTCCCGCGCCTTCTACGCCCTGCGCGACACCCGCACTCCTTTCCTCCTCAACCTGGTGATCGCCGCACTCAACGCGGGCCTGTCGACGGCCGCGTACCTCCTGCTGCCGGCGCGCTGGGCGGTGACGGGCATGGCCGGGGCGTACTCGCTCGCCCTGTGCGCGGGCTGGGCGCTCACGGCGTACACCTTGCACCGGCGCCTGCCCCCGGACCGGACGGCGGGACGCTCCCCCTCGCTGGCCGCCCATGCCCGCCTGCTGGCCGCCGCCGTGCCCGCCGCGGTCCTCGGCCATCTCGCCGCCGGATGGGCGTCCGGGGCCGGAGCCCCGGCGGCGACGGCGGCGGGAGCGGCCGCGATCCTCGCGGTGTTCGCCGCCCTCGCCAAGCCGCTGCGCCTGACCGAGGTCGACGCCCTGCTGACGGGAGCGGTACGGCGGCTGCGGCGATGA
- a CDS encoding response regulator transcription factor translates to MPRVLLIEDDPAVREGVELGLRRRGHDVRTAATGEAGLAALAEFRPDLLLLDLMLPGMNGVQVCRRVRDTSQLPIIMLTARGDDFDVVIGLEAGADDYIVKPARTEVIEARIRAVLRRIEEPGGGRPAVEFHGELAVDRAGLTVAKSGERVALAPSELKLLLHLSAAPEQVFSRQQLLEHVWEHSYHGDARLVDACVRRLRNKIEDVPGSPRYIQTLRGFGYRFGPL, encoded by the coding sequence ATGCCACGCGTGCTCCTGATAGAAGACGACCCCGCCGTACGCGAAGGGGTCGAGCTGGGGCTGCGCCGCCGCGGCCACGACGTGCGGACCGCCGCCACCGGGGAGGCCGGGCTCGCCGCCCTCGCCGAGTTCCGTCCCGACCTGCTGCTGCTGGACCTGATGCTGCCGGGCATGAACGGCGTCCAGGTCTGCCGGCGGGTGCGCGACACCAGCCAGTTGCCGATCATCATGCTCACCGCCCGCGGCGACGACTTCGACGTCGTCATCGGCCTGGAGGCGGGCGCCGACGACTACATCGTCAAACCGGCCCGTACGGAGGTGATCGAGGCCCGCATCCGGGCCGTGCTGCGCCGCATCGAGGAGCCCGGCGGCGGGCGGCCCGCCGTCGAGTTCCACGGCGAGCTCGCCGTCGACCGGGCCGGGCTCACCGTCGCCAAGTCCGGCGAGCGCGTCGCCCTCGCCCCCTCGGAGCTGAAGCTGCTGCTGCACCTGAGCGCCGCTCCGGAACAGGTCTTCAGCAGGCAGCAGTTGCTGGAACACGTCTGGGAGCACAGCTACCACGGCGACGCGCGGCTCGTCGACGCGTGCGTACGGCGGCTGCGCAACAAGATCGAGGACGTGCCGGGCAGCCCCCGCTACATCCAGACCCTGCGCGGCTTCGGTTACCGCTTCGGACCGCTGTGA